ACAAAGGGAGTGGGACGCAGGCCAACGGGAGAAGCCACGTCCAACGGCGCTGCCATAGGGCGGTCAAGCCCGTTGAGGCCCAAGCCAACAGGGAGGTCTCTCGACTGAGCAACGCAGTGGCGAGAGCGAACGCGGACCAGCCCCGTCGCTGGGCAGACCACGTCACCGCAACGGCCAGCAATCCAACCGTGGCCAAGAGATCGGCGGTATCCAGGCTGAGGGTGACCCAGTAACCCGGCAGAAGCAGCACAGCGAAACCCCATTGAGGCGTGCGTTGATGCTGCTGCGCCCAAAGTGCCACCAGCGCCGCTGCACTTCCAATCGCCAGGACATTGAGGACGGCCAAGGACCAAGCGATCAACCCGGGCTGACCCAAACCCAAGACCCACGCCAGCAGGGGATAGAGGACACGCTTACCGCGATAGATCGGGTTATCGAGGGCCTGACTCGTTCCCGGGTCCGCTTGCCAGGGATCCATAGCCATGGCGAGGTACTGCTGGCCGTCATTGCCCCGCTTGCCCGCCAAGACGACCAATTCCTGCTGCGCGACCCGCGGAGACAGGGGGAATTGGTCCCCCACCCTGGCCAAACCGGTCGGATTGCCGCCGTACTTGCCAAAGACCACCAGCAGCATCACGATCAATACCGCCAAGGTCGAAAGCAGACCAACGCCAAGAGGGGTGATGGCCCGGCTACTCCCTTGCACCAGCTGCTTCACCCCGGACTTGAGCACGGGCCAACTGGGCCAGAGCGGAAACGCAAAGGGCAGGCCCCAAAGCTGCCGGAGCCAACGTCCTTCATGCCACCAGGGCGTCGATGGCGGTGTTGGGACGGCCTGCAGGTCAGCTTTGAGTTCAGCGGCCAAGAGTGTCCACAGACTGGTCAATTGGCTCGAGCCATAGGCCAGCTGTATGTGACTTCGGGCCGCTTGACCAAGAGACGCCCGGCGCGCAGGGTCTTGCAGCAGGGCGATGCAGTGCTTCGCAAACTCTTCATCACTTCCCGCAAGCAAACCGGTGGTGCGATCCAGCACGGTTTGCACGAGGGCATGGCGCCGGGGAGCCACCACGGGGATCCCGCAGGCGCTGAATTCGGCGGCACTCAAACAGAACGTTTCATCCCGACCCGAGGGATTCACCGCTCCAACCGCGACATCCGCAAAAGCGGCGTAACGCTCCAAACCAAGGCTGCCTTCAAAGACCACCCGATCGCCATAGCCACCCCGGTCCAAGAGATCCCGGCAGTAGCGCTCATAGGGGGTCAGTGCAGATACTCCGCCTCCGGCATAGAGATCAGCACCTCCGAAAACCCGCAACTGCGCCTCAGGACAGAAACGGGCGATTTCAGGCCAGATCCGTGCGAGGCGATCAAAGGCTTTGAAAGGCGTGATCGCACCGACATACGCAAGATCCGTTGGAGCTGGACCTGGCTGCGCATCTCCAGGCACCAGGACCGGGTTGGGAATGACGCAGGCCAGCTGAACCAAGCGGCTGTGACGGAAGGCGTCCAACTGCGCGCCACTGACCATGACCCAGCGCTTCAGGGAAGGGAGTCCCTCAAAAAAGCCCTGTTGATCGCAACCCAGGTTGTGGCACCAGGCCACAAGCGGCAAATTATTTTGCATTAACGCCTGCTGATCAACCGGCGACAGGCAACCGGGGCGAAACACCAAGGCAACAGCCCCGAGAGTCCTGGCAGTCACGAGCGCGTCCGCTAACCCAGCGACCTGATGGGTGGTTTGCTCCAAACCATCGACGGGCTGCAGAGCGGTCAGCAACAGCAGGGGCGTGCAAGCGTCGGGATCCGCAGCCAGGAGTGCAATCGACGCCAAAAAGGCGAATTCCGTGCCGCCAATGCCGGGGTTCCCAAGGCGGGGATCCTCCAGCGGGCCCTTGGCGGCAAAACCTCGGTTGTCGAGAAAGAACGCGAGGCGCATCGCCCCAGAATGCCAGGAGCTTTTTGAGGGGCTATGGGGCGACGGGCACTGTTGCTGGCGGCAGTGGGCCTGGCGATCATCAGCTGGCTGCCCCTAGGGATCGCCGGGGTTCCCCTGGATACGCCCGATGGCTTCCTGCATCTGGGCTGGGCTGTGGCTTGGGCCAAAGCCGTCCAAGGTGGCTGGCTCTGGCCGACGTGGAGTGATCTGCCCTGGGCCGGGGCGGGCAGTCATGCCCTCTTGATCTACCCGCCCCTATTCAGGCTTTTGGTGGGCATTCCCCTGGTTGCCGGCATGCCGCCAGACCATGCCCTCGCCAGTGGCTTGCTGGTGGTGACGCTGGTCAACGCGGTGGGAGCCGCAGTGCTCGCCAAACACTGGTTGCACCAAGGGATGTGGCGCTGGGCCCTGCTGTGGGGGGCAGTCCTTAACCCGTACTTCCTTGTGAACCTCTATGTACGGGGCGCCTGGCCCGAAGCCTTGGCGCAAGGATTGCTGTGGTGGCTCACCCTGGGCCTGGTGGGGCTGAAGCAAGGGAAGCGTTTGGGGTTCCCTCTAAGCAGCGCAGCCTTGGCGGGAGTGATCCTCAGCAACTGGAACGCCAGCCTGCTCACTGCTCTGATCTGGCTGATGGCAGCAGGAGTGGTCCTGCGAGGACCCAGGCAATGGCTGCGTTGGCTATTGAGTGGACTCCTGGCCCTGGCCGTGACCTCACCGTTCTGGATACCAGCACTCTTGGCATTACCGACCGTTAGGCCTCCAATTCCAGAAGGTCTACTGGCAGGGGAGTTCTTTGGTTCAGGACAGGCCGGTCAGTTCAGCTTCGGACGCTTGATTTGGATTCAAGCCGTGGTGATCGGCTCGATCCTCATCAGCAGGTGGCTGGGGTGGGGCCGCTCCGTTGATCCCATTGGACGCTGGGGGATGGTGCTCGCCGCAAGCGGTCTGGTCCTCATGCTCCCTGTGAGTACGCCTGCTTATGAACTCGTGAGTCCGCTACAGCGGATTCAATTCCCGTGGCGCTGGCTCAGTCCGACCTGGATGGGCGCCTTGCTGTGGTGGGCCTCGGTAGGGGTTCAACCCAACGCGAGGCTGAGCCCGTCCACTTGGAGACGCGTTGCCTTGCTAGTGACTGCGCTGGCTGCAGTTGGAGCATGGTTCGACTCGCTCTGGAGGTTTCGCACCAACCTCATCGGACACGCACCAAGCCGTAAGGAAATCCAGGCGAATCGGACACTGCTGGCCTGTGACCCCCTGGTTCCTTGTCCAAAAGGAGTGGAGGCACTGCCAAGCACTGGAGAGCTCAGCAAACGATTTACGGCGACAGGTGATGGACGAATCGCCCTCTCTGGTGTCCCCGACTACAGCCCCTCCGGGATTCCGGAGAGTTCGTGGAACAAGAGGCTGGCCATTTTTTGGCTGCCCAACTGGCCTCAGAACAACTGGTCCACATTCTCAGGCTCAGGAACTGTCGAGGTGGCATTCAAGTCACCGACGGAGCGGCGGTTGCTGGTGAAAGCAAAGACCCCAGGGAACTTGAGGCTGATGCAGTGGTCGGATCCAAGCTGGCAAGTGCTGGTCAAACCAGCGAATGGTGCAGGGGATTGGAAGCGAAGGCCTTTCGATGCCGCACAAGATCGACAAGGATGGACCATGATCACTTTGCAAGCAGGCACTTGGGACGTGGCTTTGCGCTACAGCTATGCACGCTGATCAACGCCAAAAACAGCCTCTTCTGAGCGCAGTCATCCCATTCCTTAATGAGGAGGAGTGCATCCCTGCATTGATTGCAGAACTTGATGAAAGCCTGAGCAAGCTCAGCATCCAATTCGAGCTCGTTTTTGTGGATGACGGAAGCAAAGATCGTTCTGTTGCGGTGGCCAAAGAAGAGGTAAGGAAGCGGCCTCAGTTCACGGCAACAATCATCAGCCTCTCACGGAATTTCGGCAAAGAAGCAGCACTAACAGCTGGCTTGGAGGCCGCCAATGGTGATGTTGTCGTTCCCCTCGATGCAGACCTGCAAGATCCGCCCTCGGTCATCGAAGGAATGCTGGCCCGCTGGCGAGAGGGCTACGACGTTGTCTATGCCGTGAGACGGCAGCGGGCAGGAGAAAGCAAGACGAAGCGTTTCACCGCCTATGGCTTCTACCGGCTCATGGGCCGGTTGAGCAAAACAGGAATCCCTGCCGATACAGGGGACTTCAGGCTGATGGATCGCTGTGTTGTTGATGCACTACTCCAGCTGCCCGAACGCAGTCGCTTTATGAAGGGCCTCTTCGGCTGGGTTGGATTTCGACAAACCGCGATTTATTACGACCGAGATCCACGAAAACTTGGTC
This DNA window, taken from Synechococcus sp. LTW-R, encodes the following:
- a CDS encoding glycosyltransferase family 4 protein; amino-acid sequence: MRLAFFLDNRGFAAKGPLEDPRLGNPGIGGTEFAFLASIALLAADPDACTPLLLLTALQPVDGLEQTTHQVAGLADALVTARTLGAVALVFRPGCLSPVDQQALMQNNLPLVAWCHNLGCDQQGFFEGLPSLKRWVMVSGAQLDAFRHSRLVQLACVIPNPVLVPGDAQPGPAPTDLAYVGAITPFKAFDRLARIWPEIARFCPEAQLRVFGGADLYAGGGVSALTPYERYCRDLLDRGGYGDRVVFEGSLGLERYAAFADVAVGAVNPSGRDETFCLSAAEFSACGIPVVAPRRHALVQTVLDRTTGLLAGSDEEFAKHCIALLQDPARRASLGQAARSHIQLAYGSSQLTSLWTLLAAELKADLQAVPTPPSTPWWHEGRWLRQLWGLPFAFPLWPSWPVLKSGVKQLVQGSSRAITPLGVGLLSTLAVLIVMLLVVFGKYGGNPTGLARVGDQFPLSPRVAQQELVVLAGKRGNDGQQYLAMAMDPWQADPGTSQALDNPIYRGKRVLYPLLAWVLGLGQPGLIAWSLAVLNVLAIGSAAALVALWAQQHQRTPQWGFAVLLLPGYWVTLSLDTADLLATVGLLAVAVTWSAQRRGWSAFALATALLSRETSLLAWASTGLTALWQRRWTWLLPLACVPLPLLLWTQVLNSRFAQTRDGLLATVHFGWPGVGLLKKLWQLLGFYTLPGPEPSLLERLFDAASLALWAATLLVLAAVALSTRASRWLRLTSAVYLLPALCTSTQILARFPDYTRVWIDLASLALLGLLQLRSRWLKPWLAACGCISLGYWAGYCWLAP
- a CDS encoding glycosyltransferase family 2 protein — encoded protein: MHADQRQKQPLLSAVIPFLNEEECIPALIAELDESLSKLSIQFELVFVDDGSKDRSVAVAKEEVRKRPQFTATIISLSRNFGKEAALTAGLEAANGDVVVPLDADLQDPPSVIEGMLARWREGYDVVYAVRRQRAGESKTKRFTAYGFYRLMGRLSKTGIPADTGDFRLMDRCVVDALLQLPERSRFMKGLFGWVGFRQTAIYYDRDPRKLGQTNWNYWKLWNFAIDGVTSFSRMPLQVWSYAGLAIALLALGYGGWMVLRTLLFGIDLPGYASLMTAVLFLGGIQLIGMGVLGEYLGRIFEEVKQRPLYLVREKWRSNRD